A segment of the Asinibacterium sp. OR53 genome:
AAGACTGTGAACCAGAAGAACTGCGCGATGCGCTGCACCAGGTACAGGAAAAGGGGTATTATTATAATGAACTGCTCACGCCTCGTATGAAGGCGAATGATAAATATATCAGCGAAGAAGGCTTGCGTTCTATGATGAATGAAAAAGAACTGGCTTTTCTCCGCTGGACCTGCACCGATAAGACCTATAAAGAAATTGCCGATGAAATGGGGGTGAGCGTACGTACGGTAGACGGCTACCGGGATGCTCTTTTCCAGAAACTCAATGTAACTACCAGGGTAGGTCTGGCTATCTACGCTATCAGAAACGGCATTGTAGTGCTGTAAAAAAGGGTGATTTTCCCCTGAAAAATGGGTGTTTTTCACGTATGCTGGATCTTTCCGCTCATTTAAGTTTGCTTTATGAAAGGGAGTTGAGGGTAACTTAAAAAGTACCTGATCATAAGAGATAGCGGTCATATCCGGGGGGAAGATGGCTTGCTATCTCTGACTCTCTGACTTTTCCACCTTGTTGGTCAGGATAACAATCACTGTAATTTTTCTCAGACGTTGATTTATATTGGGGGCAGGAGAGGTTTCCACCTCTCCTTTATTTTTAAGCTTGTAGTCTTAAAATCAGCTGTTCGGCCACCCGCTCTCCATCCATCGCTGCACTAACAATTCCTCCGGCATAGCCGGCGCCTTCACCACAAGGATACAGTTTTTTGATCTGGGGATGTTCCAGGCTTTGGTTGTGCCGGGGGATGCGTACGGGAGAAGAGGTCCTGCTTTCTGTTGCTACCACCACCGCATCGTTCGTGTAATATCCACGCATTCTATTGCCAAATGCTTTCAATGCGGCCTGAAGACTTTGATATACGAAGCCAGGCAGTACGGTGCCAAGATTTGCAGGCGTGATACCGGGCAGGTAACTACAGTCAGGCAGGTTGGCAGATGTGTTGCCCATACAAAAATCAACCACCCGTTGAGCCGGTGCCACCAATGCACCGCCCCCTGCCTGGTATGCGGCTTGTTCAACGGCTTGTTGAAAATGCATCAGCAGTAGCGGTGAGGATAATAATTGAGGTTTTGTGTGCGCAAAATGTTTTTGTGCATCTTCCAATGTTATTTGCACTACCATGCCGCTGTTAGCATGCGCATTGTTGCGTTTACTGGGGCTCCAGCCGTTCACCACCAGTTCGCCGGGATGGGTGGCAGCAGGAGCAATGATGCCACCTGGGCACATGCAAAAGCTGAAAACCCCTCTGTCGTTAACTTGTTCTACTACGCCGTAAGACGCAGGAGGCAGGAACGGATCGCGAATGGAGTTATGGTATTGTATGGAATCGATCAACGACTGAGGATGCTCAATCCGGACACCAAGTGCAAAAGGTTTGGCCTCTATGAGGATATTTTTCCTGTGCAGCAGTTCGAATACATCGCGGGCAGAATGGCCGGTTGCCAATACAACAGCATCGGCTTTCAATGTCTCTCCATCGGCTGTTACAACGCCCTGGATTTCCTGCCGGCTGATGACCAGGTCGGTCAGTTTTTTTTCAAAAAGAAAAACACCGCCGGCATCGATAACCTGTTGCCGCATGGCAGTGATGATATGCGGCAATTTATTGGTACCTATATGCGGATGCGCTTCGTATAAAATATTTTCTTCCGCACCGAACTGGTGAAAAAGCTGCAAGACGCGATTGATGTTGCCACGCTTACTACTGCGGGTATACAATTTACCGTCGCTGTAAGTGCCTGCCCCACCTTCGCCAAAACAATAATTGCTTTCCGGGTTCACGATGCCTGCCTTGTTCAGTGCGGCGAGGTCGCGGCGGCGGTCCCGCACATTTTTACCTCTTTCCAGGATCACAGGTTTGATGCCGGCTTCCAGCAGGCGCAATGCTGCAAATAAACCGGCGGGACCTGCACCCACAATGATCACACTGTAGGGTGACCGGCTCACATCCCTGAAAGATACGCGACTATTTTCCCGCAGGTGAAAAGGCTCGTCAATGAACGCCTGTACCGTGAGGTTGATCCATACCTGCCTGCCACGTGCATCGATGGATTGTTTGAGGATATGATAGCCTGTAACGGCCGCATCTGTTTTGCCGGCCGAACGCGCGATATAATTGCGTACGATTGCAGCATCGGCCGCTTCAGCGGGACTGAGTTTAAGCGTGATCTGTGATTGCATACCTAAAAGGGCAGGTCGTCTACCATCTCGGCAGGAGGTGGCATGTCATTGTAATCGGATTGTCCCGATTCCTGCGACAGTTTCACCGTTTCCATTCTCCAGGCGTCCAGGTTGGTAATATAATTTTCGCGTCCGTCTTTCACCCACTTGGTTCCTTTGATGTTGAACTGCACTTTTACATCATCACCGATGTTGAAGCGGTCGGGCATGGCGGTTTTATCCTGCACGCATTGGAACTTAACATAATTGGTAATAACTCTTCCACCAATATCTTCTGATTTTTCAATCACGAACTCCCTTGTCTTGAATGTTTCGGTGCGCTGCACAATATCAAACCGGGCTACCAGTTTGCCTGTAATCTCGTACGACATACTATGTTTTTTTGAAAGGGACAAAACTAATATTAAAATTCACTGTAGGCTTAAAAAATCTTCGTTTACTGTCATTTAAAGTGTATCTTAACGCTGCGGGCTGTAGACTGTTTTCCTAATGAAAAAAACAAGGGAATAAAAAATTTTTTTTTCAACATAAAGTCTACATATTCGCAGACTCGTATGTATTTTGGGTACCTTAATGGGGAGTGTAAGAAAGGGGACATACTACTATAACTCATTATATAAACTCGTTCGTTTTCACCTATGGTTAAGAGCGCTGAATTAGTATGGAGCAATTGTTTGAAGATCATCAAAGACATTGTAGAATGGCAACATTTCAAAACATGGTTTGAGCCCATCAACCCGGTAGAACTGAAAGAGAACGTACTCATGATCCAGGTGCCCAGTCAGTTCTTTTATGAATACCTCGAAGAGCATTATGTAAACCTCCTGGCCAAGACCCTTAAGCGTGAACTGGGCAAAGAAGCCCGGCTGGAATACCGTATTATGGTGGACAGCGGCAATACCAATGGCCGCAATGGTTCTATGGACGTGCCTGCCAGCGGCATGAAGACCTATAATAACAATGAAATGAATTTCCCGCTGGTGATCGACAACCCGGTGAAGAATCCTTTTGTCATTCCCGGTCTGAAGAAAATGCAGATCGATCCCCAGCTCAACCAGATGTATACTTTCGACTCTTTCATTGAGGGCGATTGCAATCGTGTGGCCAGGCGTGCGGGCAAAACGGTAGCTGAGAAACCTGGTGCCAACTCATTCAATCCCCTGGTAATTTACGGTGGTGTTGGATTGGGTAAAACGCACCTTGCCCAGGCTATTGGAAACGACGTTAAAAGGATGCATCCCGGTAAAGTGGTATTGTATGTGAGCAGTGAGAAATTCATCAACCAGTTCCAGGACCACAGCCGTAATAATGCCATCAACGACTTCATACATTTTTACCAGTTGATCGATGTGCTGATCATCGACGATGTGCAGTTCTTCAGCCGCGCAGAAAAAAGCCAGGATGCTTTTTTCGCCATCTTTAACCACCTGCACCAGAGTGGCAAACAGTTGGTACTCACTTCAGATAAAGCGCCGAAAGACCTGGATGGTATGCAGGAGCGGTTGCTGAGCCGTTTTCGTTGGGGATTGAGTGCAGACCTGCAGGTGCCTGATTATGAGACGAGGATCGAGATACTGGAGCGCAAGATGAAGAACGATGGGTTGGATATGCCCAAAGAAGTGGTCAAATATGTGGCGTACAATATCAACACAAATGTGCGCGAACTGGAAGGGGCGCTGATTTCCCTGCTGGCACAGTCGTCTTTGAATAAAAAAGACATCGACGTAGAACTGGCCAAAAAAGTATTGCGCAATTTTGTCAAGACCAGCAGCAAAGAAATTACCATCGATGCCATTCAGAAAATGGTGTGTGAATATTTTGATGTTCCTTATGATAAATTATTGCAGAAAACGCGTAAGCGTGAGATCGTGCAGGCCCGCCAGATTACCATGTACCTGGCTAAAGCTTTTACCAAGAACTCCCTGAAAACGATCGGAGAGCATTTCGGAGGCCGTGATCATACCACGGTAATCCATTCCTGCCAGACGGTGAAAGACCTGATGGATACCGATTCTATTTTCCGTGAAAACGTAATGGAGCTGACGCAGAAAGTGCAGTTGGCAGCCATGTAAATTCCCTGAATTTATTTTAGGTATTTAAGTTCCCTATCCCTATTTTTGCAGCCCTTTCCAAAAGGGAAAAGGCTTTATCAGCCCGGTGAGGTGGATGAGTGGCTGAAATCAGTAGTTTGCTAAACTGCCGTACGGGTCAAACTGTACCGCGGGTTCGAATCCCGCCCTCACCGCTTTCTTTTAATGGCCCGGGAAGTAGCGCAGGCCGGTAGCGCACCTGGTTTGGGACCAGGGGGTCGCAGGTTCGAATCCTGTCTTCCCGACTTAACAGGACAAGTCAAATTTATTTTTGGCTTGTCCTGTTTTATTTCCGCCTAAATTGATGTCTATCATGTAAATAAATTTGACAGCTTCATTTACCCTGACAGTTCGAAGTGAACTATTTTCAAAATGCAATTTATCAGGGAACATCGAACTTCGACTCTGGTTTTAGAACATATTAGTTTACAATCTTTCCTTCCACGATCCCGATTCCGCTTTATTACAATTACGGCTTAACAATTAGATAATTCAATATTATTTTCACTGCTTCTAATTTTGCGGCTAAGAAACCTTCACACTTATAAGCCTTGAACGGCTGTCACGTTGTGCAATATTTTCGCTTATTAAAATTTAATTAAATGAAGAGCAATTTCATTTTTTGGGGGAAACTTTTTTTCGTATTGACTATTACGATTTTGTGGTTCAGAGGCACTGCTCAGGTGAAAAACTCTCAATCCGATTTAAGTAAAGATTCCATCATTCGGGTAACAGGGCATGTATCGAATGCACAAGGTAATCCTGTACCATATGTAAATGTAATGGTTGCGAAAACTATGATAAAAATTTCTTCTGATAAAGAAGGTTCCTATCTTGTTGAAGTGCCTTTCAATGGAAACTTGATTTTTAGTGCTGACGGATACAAAATGTATCATATTAATGTAGCAGGGAAAAACGAGATCAATGTTGTACTGGAAGACTCGACTTACAAGCTTGGTCACAACCTAAATGAAGTGGTTGTAACAGCTCGTGCAGGAGCAGGCAGTCGCAATAAACTTACCACCAGCTATTCTGTTACCAATATCGGATACAACGCACTGAGTTTACAGGCGCCTACCAGCGTAACGGAGAGTTTGAAATCTGTACCTGGTTTTTGGGTAGAAGCCTCCGGCGGCGAAGCCAGCGGTAATGTAAGAGCAAGAGGTGTTCCGGTCGATGGTTATGGTTCTATTCAATTGCTGGAAGACGGAATTCCCGTACAACATGATCCGGCATTGGGTTATCTGAATGGGGATCAGGTATTTCGTTTCGATGAGAGTATCCAGTCTATCGAAGTTGTAAGGGGCGGTCCGTCCAGCATCTTTTATTCCAATGCACCAGCCGGAGCTGTGAACTATATCCCAAGGGCTGTTGGCAACAAAACGGAAGGTATTTTCAAATTAACCGTGGGTGATGGCAATCTTTTCAGGCAAGATATTTGGGTAGGCGCTCCGATTAACGATTGGAAACTTTCGGTAGGCGGATTTTACCGTACAGGAAACGGGGTGCGTAACCCCGGCTTTACGGGAAATCATGGAGGACAGTTCCGTATTTCGCTCGGGCGCAAATGGGATAAATCGTCTTTCAACCTCGATTTTAAACGGCTGGACGACAATGTAATGCTGTATTTGGGACTTCCCATGGTATATAAAAACGGCAAGATCGTGGCAGTGCCCGGAGTAGACGGGAACTATGGAACCATCGCAGGACCGGAGACACAAAAAGTAGAGATGATACAGGGAGATGGCAGCCTGTACAATTTCGATAATACAGTTGGTACGCAGGTCAAAAGAAACCAGCTGACCGCAAAATTTAATACGGAAATATTCGATAAGTGGGTCTTGAAAAATACATTCCGCTACAGCAATACAACGACACAGCGAAACGGTGTTTTCCCCAATTCTTTAC
Coding sequences within it:
- a CDS encoding response regulator transcription factor; this translates as MIKIALVDDHVVLRKSLAVLINMLQDFKVTIEAGNGEEFIEQLKEKGLPDIALLDITMPVMDGVETARWVKQHHPQVKVVALSMIKNDLVVIRMLKNGARGYILKDCEPEELRDALHQVQEKGYYYNELLTPRMKANDKYISEEGLRSMMNEKELAFLRWTCTDKTYKEIADEMGVSVRTVDGYRDALFQKLNVTTRVGLAIYAIRNGIVVL
- a CDS encoding NAD(P)/FAD-dependent oxidoreductase, with product MQSQITLKLSPAEAADAAIVRNYIARSAGKTDAAVTGYHILKQSIDARGRQVWINLTVQAFIDEPFHLRENSRVSFRDVSRSPYSVIIVGAGPAGLFAALRLLEAGIKPVILERGKNVRDRRRDLAALNKAGIVNPESNYCFGEGGAGTYSDGKLYTRSSKRGNINRVLQLFHQFGAEENILYEAHPHIGTNKLPHIITAMRQQVIDAGGVFLFEKKLTDLVISRQEIQGVVTADGETLKADAVVLATGHSARDVFELLHRKNILIEAKPFALGVRIEHPQSLIDSIQYHNSIRDPFLPPASYGVVEQVNDRGVFSFCMCPGGIIAPAATHPGELVVNGWSPSKRNNAHANSGMVVQITLEDAQKHFAHTKPQLLSSPLLLMHFQQAVEQAAYQAGGGALVAPAQRVVDFCMGNTSANLPDCSYLPGITPANLGTVLPGFVYQSLQAALKAFGNRMRGYYTNDAVVVATESRTSSPVRIPRHNQSLEHPQIKKLYPCGEGAGYAGGIVSAAMDGERVAEQLILRLQA
- a CDS encoding DUF3127 domain-containing protein, which gives rise to MSYEITGKLVARFDIVQRTETFKTREFVIEKSEDIGGRVITNYVKFQCVQDKTAMPDRFNIGDDVKVQFNIKGTKWVKDGRENYITNLDAWRMETVKLSQESGQSDYNDMPPPAEMVDDLPF
- the dnaA gene encoding chromosomal replication initiator protein DnaA, with protein sequence MVKSAELVWSNCLKIIKDIVEWQHFKTWFEPINPVELKENVLMIQVPSQFFYEYLEEHYVNLLAKTLKRELGKEARLEYRIMVDSGNTNGRNGSMDVPASGMKTYNNNEMNFPLVIDNPVKNPFVIPGLKKMQIDPQLNQMYTFDSFIEGDCNRVARRAGKTVAEKPGANSFNPLVIYGGVGLGKTHLAQAIGNDVKRMHPGKVVLYVSSEKFINQFQDHSRNNAINDFIHFYQLIDVLIIDDVQFFSRAEKSQDAFFAIFNHLHQSGKQLVLTSDKAPKDLDGMQERLLSRFRWGLSADLQVPDYETRIEILERKMKNDGLDMPKEVVKYVAYNINTNVRELEGALISLLAQSSLNKKDIDVELAKKVLRNFVKTSSKEITIDAIQKMVCEYFDVPYDKLLQKTRKREIVQARQITMYLAKAFTKNSLKTIGEHFGGRDHTTVIHSCQTVKDLMDTDSIFRENVMELTQKVQLAAM